From one Reyranella humidisoli genomic stretch:
- a CDS encoding Rrf2 family transcriptional regulator, with protein sequence MKLSTKGRYAVMAMVDLARHAQAKPVSLSDIATRQEISLSYLEQLFARLRRAGLVKSVRGPGGGYRLARGSAETRVSEIILAVDEPISATRCTEMGATGCRADRSKCLTHDLWEELGNQIHLFLSSVTLLDVLERRLASRLLEAPSAANSDAMAAAS encoded by the coding sequence GTGAAGCTCAGCACCAAGGGACGTTACGCCGTCATGGCGATGGTCGATCTGGCCCGGCACGCGCAGGCGAAGCCTGTTTCTCTGTCGGATATCGCCACGCGCCAGGAAATCTCCCTGTCATATCTCGAACAGCTTTTCGCCCGCCTGCGCCGCGCGGGACTGGTCAAGAGCGTGCGCGGTCCCGGTGGCGGCTATCGCCTGGCCCGGGGCTCCGCCGAAACCCGCGTCTCGGAGATCATCCTCGCGGTCGACGAGCCGATCAGTGCCACCCGCTGCACCGAAATGGGTGCCACCGGCTGCCGCGCCGACCGCAGCAAGTGCCTGACGCACGACCTGTGGGAGGAGCTCGGCAACCAGATCCACCTGTTCCTGAGTTCCGTCACCCTGCTCGACGTGCTGGAGCGCCGGCTTGCGTCTCGCTTGCTCGAGGCGCCGTCGGCGGCCAATTCCGACGCGATGGCAGCGGCCAGCTAG
- a CDS encoding cysteine desulfurase family protein — MSAPAYLDHNATSPLRPVAFDAMVEALRAGGNPSSVHDAGRKARAIVDKARREVASLVGALPTETIFTSGGTEANNLALSGAGRRRVLVSAIEHDSVRRGVPHAEILPVDSDGVLDLAALDATLAASSEPVLVSVMLANNETGVLQPIAEVVRLARAVGALVHCDAVQGAGKVPVDLQGLGVDYLSLSAHKLGGPTGVGALVVRNGAPFSPDRLGGGQESNRRAGTENVAGIAGFGAAAQAARVGLDVTGMRDQLELSLVQIAPGATVFGAKAPRIGNTTCISMPGVPAETQVMALDLAGVCISAGAACSSGKVQRSPVLTAMGVAAEEATWATRISLGWNTEPADIERLITAWQNLYIRVRQSDISHTHSRARAA; from the coding sequence ATGTCCGCGCCCGCCTATCTGGACCACAACGCCACGAGCCCCCTGAGGCCGGTGGCTTTCGATGCCATGGTCGAGGCCTTGCGCGCGGGCGGAAATCCTTCGTCGGTCCATGACGCGGGCCGGAAGGCGCGGGCGATCGTGGACAAGGCGCGACGCGAGGTTGCCTCGCTCGTGGGAGCGTTGCCGACGGAGACGATCTTCACGTCGGGCGGGACGGAAGCCAACAATCTTGCCCTGTCAGGCGCTGGGCGCCGGCGGGTGCTGGTGTCGGCGATCGAGCATGACAGCGTGCGTCGTGGCGTGCCGCACGCCGAGATACTGCCCGTCGACAGTGACGGTGTTCTGGACCTGGCCGCCCTCGACGCGACGCTCGCGGCCTCGTCCGAGCCGGTATTGGTGTCGGTGATGCTGGCCAACAACGAGACCGGCGTGCTGCAACCAATCGCCGAGGTCGTGCGGCTCGCGCGCGCGGTCGGCGCGCTCGTTCACTGCGACGCCGTCCAGGGGGCCGGCAAGGTCCCAGTCGACCTGCAGGGTCTCGGTGTCGACTACCTCAGTCTTTCCGCCCACAAGCTCGGCGGCCCGACCGGCGTTGGTGCGCTCGTCGTGCGCAACGGTGCGCCGTTCTCTCCGGACCGGCTCGGTGGAGGGCAGGAATCCAACCGTCGCGCCGGCACGGAGAACGTGGCGGGCATCGCGGGCTTCGGTGCGGCGGCCCAGGCCGCGCGTGTTGGTCTCGACGTCACCGGAATGCGCGATCAGCTTGAACTTTCTCTCGTCCAGATCGCGCCCGGGGCAACGGTGTTCGGCGCAAAGGCGCCTCGTATCGGCAATACTACGTGCATTTCGATGCCCGGTGTTCCTGCCGAAACGCAGGTCATGGCGCTTGATCTTGCCGGTGTCTGTATTAGTGCGGGTGCGGCCTGTTCGTCGGGGAAGGTGCAGCGGTCACCCGTTTTGACGGCGATGGGTGTGGCGGCAGAAGAAGCGACCTGGGCGACGCGGATCAGCTTGGGCTGGAATACCGAGCCGGCCGATATCGAACGCTTGATCACCGCATGGCAGAACCTATATATCCGAGTGCGACAGTCGGATATTTCCCACACCCATTCTAGGGCCAGGGCAGCGTAG
- a CDS encoding IscS subfamily cysteine desulfurase, protein MTAITQIRRNDQPIYLDYQATTPMDPRVLEAMMPYFTHKFGNSGSRSHAYGWEAEEGTEKARGQVAKLIGADEKEVIFTSGATESNNLAIRGVAEFYKDRKNHIITTVTEHKCVLDTCRHLEQQGFEVTYLPVRQDGLLDLDVLRAAITDKTVLVSVMAVNNEIGVIQPLAEIGKICREKKVFFHTDAAQAAGKIPLDVEALNVDLMSISGHKIYGPKGIGALYVRRKPRVRLVPMIVGGGQERGFRSGTLPTPLCVGLGEAAEICMKEMDAEAKRLKKLQERMLNGLRAKLTDIVVNGDLEHRIPGNLNISFAYVEGESLMMGIKNLAVSSGSACTSASLEPSYVLRALGVEEEMAHTSLRIGLGRFTTEHEIDTAVDELVRHVTKLREMSPLWEMAQEGIDLKSIEWAAH, encoded by the coding sequence ATGACAGCCATTACCCAAATCCGGCGCAACGATCAGCCGATCTACCTGGATTATCAGGCGACCACGCCGATGGACCCCCGCGTCCTTGAGGCGATGATGCCGTACTTCACCCACAAGTTCGGCAATTCGGGCTCGCGCAGCCATGCTTATGGCTGGGAGGCCGAGGAAGGCACGGAGAAAGCGCGCGGCCAGGTCGCGAAGCTGATCGGCGCGGACGAGAAGGAAGTCATCTTCACGTCGGGCGCCACCGAGTCGAACAACCTCGCCATCCGCGGCGTGGCTGAGTTCTACAAGGACCGGAAGAACCACATCATCACGACGGTGACGGAGCACAAGTGCGTGCTCGATACCTGCCGCCATCTGGAACAGCAGGGCTTCGAGGTCACCTACCTGCCGGTCCGGCAGGACGGCCTGCTCGATCTCGACGTGCTGCGCGCGGCGATCACCGACAAGACGGTGCTGGTCTCTGTCATGGCCGTGAACAACGAGATCGGCGTCATCCAGCCGCTCGCCGAGATCGGCAAGATCTGCCGGGAGAAGAAGGTCTTCTTCCATACCGACGCGGCCCAGGCCGCGGGCAAGATCCCGCTCGATGTCGAGGCGCTGAACGTCGATCTGATGAGCATCTCGGGTCACAAGATCTATGGGCCCAAGGGCATCGGTGCGCTCTACGTCCGCCGCAAGCCGCGCGTGCGCCTCGTGCCGATGATCGTCGGCGGCGGGCAGGAGCGGGGCTTCCGATCCGGCACCCTGCCGACGCCGCTCTGCGTCGGTCTGGGCGAGGCAGCCGAAATCTGCATGAAGGAAATGGACGCCGAGGCCAAGCGGCTCAAGAAGCTGCAGGAGCGGATGCTGAACGGTCTGCGCGCCAAGCTGACGGACATCGTCGTCAATGGCGACCTCGAGCACCGCATCCCGGGCAACCTCAACATCAGCTTCGCTTATGTGGAAGGCGAATCTCTGATGATGGGGATCAAGAACCTGGCGGTTTCCTCCGGTTCGGCCTGCACGTCCGCCTCGCTCGAGCCCAGCTACGTGCTGCGTGCGCTCGGTGTCGAGGAGGAAATGGCCCATACCTCGCTGCGCATCGGCCTCGGTCGCTTCACGACCGAGCACGAGATCGATACCGCGGTCGACGAACTCGTGCGTCACGTCACCAAGCTGCGCGAAATGAGCCCTCTCTGGGAAATGGCCCAGGAAGGAATCGATCTCAAGTCCATCGAGTGGGCCGCCCACTAG
- the iscU gene encoding Fe-S cluster assembly scaffold IscU gives MAYSEKLIDHYENPRNIGSLDKTAEDVGTGLVGAPACGDVMKLQIKVGPDGLIEDAKFKTFGCGSAIASSSLVTEWVKGKTIDEAETIKNTDIARHLALPPVKIHCSVLAEDAIKAAIADYRAKATKKDDKADAAE, from the coding sequence ATGGCCTACAGCGAAAAGCTGATCGATCACTACGAGAATCCCCGCAACATCGGCTCGCTCGACAAGACGGCCGAGGATGTCGGTACCGGCCTGGTCGGCGCGCCGGCCTGTGGCGACGTGATGAAGCTGCAGATCAAGGTCGGCCCGGACGGGCTGATCGAGGACGCCAAGTTCAAGACCTTCGGCTGCGGTTCGGCGATCGCCTCCAGTTCGCTCGTGACCGAGTGGGTCAAGGGCAAGACGATCGACGAGGCGGAGACCATCAAGAATACCGACATCGCACGCCATCTGGCGCTGCCGCCGGTGAAGATCCACTGCTCCGTCCTTGCCGAGGATGCGATCAAGGCGGCCATCGCCGACTATCGCGCCAAGGCCACCAAGAAAGACGACAAGGCCGACGCGGCCGAGTAG
- a CDS encoding HesB/IscA family protein — MTTTTETPKPAAPAAPRPRRPRPQLMMVTPLAAERVKGLIEGRGKPTAGIRIGVRTKGCSGLSYTLEFADKQEPMDEVIEASGIKLLVDPKASLFLIGTEMDYEEEKLKSGFVFRNPNEKGRCGCGESFHV; from the coding sequence ATGACCACGACCACCGAGACCCCGAAGCCGGCAGCGCCCGCCGCGCCGCGCCCGCGCCGTCCCCGTCCGCAGCTCATGATGGTGACGCCGCTTGCCGCGGAGCGCGTGAAGGGGCTGATCGAGGGACGCGGCAAGCCGACCGCGGGGATCCGCATCGGCGTGCGCACCAAGGGCTGCTCGGGCCTCAGCTACACGCTGGAGTTCGCCGACAAGCAGGAGCCGATGGACGAGGTCATCGAGGCCAGCGGTATCAAGCTGCTGGTCGACCCGAAGGCCTCGCTGTTCCTGATCGGCACCGAGATGGACTACGAGGAAGAGAAGCTGAAGTCAGGCTTCGTGTTCAGGAACCCGAACGAGAAGGGCCGCTGCGGCTGCGGCGAATCCTTCCACGTCTGA
- the hscB gene encoding Fe-S protein assembly co-chaperone HscB, with the protein MDHFARLGVPAALDVDVAALDRAYFALQRQWHPDRFVSRPPEERAKASSEAASLNEAYRTLKDPLRRAFYMAERAGVEMPGDGKTIDDPELLMEAMEAREALHEASAPEAVDALAAEARQGVQKALAGLASLFLANDRAAIRKALLRLRYLDKFAEEARARRMNIERSGA; encoded by the coding sequence ATGGATCATTTCGCGCGGCTGGGAGTGCCGGCGGCGCTAGACGTTGATGTCGCTGCGCTCGACCGGGCCTATTTCGCGCTCCAGCGGCAGTGGCATCCTGACCGCTTCGTCTCCAGGCCGCCTGAGGAGCGGGCGAAGGCCTCGTCCGAAGCCGCTTCCCTGAATGAAGCCTATCGCACGCTGAAGGATCCGCTTCGCCGCGCGTTCTACATGGCGGAGCGGGCGGGAGTGGAGATGCCGGGCGACGGCAAGACCATCGACGACCCGGAACTGCTGATGGAAGCCATGGAGGCGCGCGAGGCGCTGCACGAGGCAAGCGCCCCCGAGGCGGTCGACGCGCTGGCCGCGGAAGCCCGTCAGGGCGTGCAGAAAGCGCTGGCGGGGTTGGCCAGTTTGTTCTTGGCAAACGACAGGGCCGCCATCAGAAAGGCGCTCCTTCGCCTGCGCTACCTCGACAAGTTCGCCGAGGAGGCGCGGGCGCGTCGCATGAACATCGAACGGTCGGGCGCATGA
- the hscA gene encoding Fe-S protein assembly chaperone HscA, whose translation MTLLEIHEPGETPLPHAGEGSLAVGIDLGTTNSVVAIARDGKPAALHDESGKALVPSVVAYPEAGGVLVGEDARAVMAAEPRNVVASIKRLMGRGAADLHAVAGVLPYEVEPGTGETDMVKLRIGGKARSPVEISAEILKALRTRAEAALEKPVERAVITVPAYFDDAARTATRDAARVAGLEVLRLVNEPTAAALAYGLDKGSEGLYAVYDLGGGTFDFSLLRLEKGVFQVLATGGDTALGGDDFDRAIAERMLAERQRDGLADQVDEPAVKTALALARHMKEQLSDRDHTSGRLEIAGTPSFHALTRDEFDAMVEASVGRTLDISRNVLADAGMAASDIEGVVLVGGSTRVPLVRTKVAGMIGKPPLTDIDPDEVVALGAALQAEALTGGGDTLLLDVTPLSLGLETMGGIVEKIVPRNTPIPAQLAQEFTTYQDGQSAMAIHVVQGEREMVADCRSLARFELTGIPPMTAGAARIRVTFAVDADGLLTVSAEEGTTGVAQRVEVKPSYGLSHEDMADMLYDSMDNAEADMNLRLLTEARVEARRGLLALDAALAKDGGLLSSEERAGIDAARARLEAAMAGESRDEINAAAEALEALSKPFAERRMDRGIREALSGLSVGELESRVGE comes from the coding sequence ATGACCTTGCTGGAGATCCACGAGCCGGGCGAGACGCCGCTGCCGCATGCCGGCGAGGGCTCGCTGGCGGTCGGCATCGATCTCGGCACGACCAATTCCGTGGTCGCCATCGCCCGCGACGGCAAGCCGGCGGCGCTGCACGACGAGAGCGGCAAGGCGCTGGTGCCGTCGGTCGTGGCCTATCCCGAGGCGGGTGGCGTGCTGGTCGGCGAAGATGCCCGTGCCGTCATGGCTGCCGAGCCGCGCAATGTCGTGGCCTCCATCAAGCGCCTGATGGGCCGGGGTGCGGCCGATCTTCATGCGGTGGCCGGCGTGCTGCCCTACGAGGTCGAGCCAGGCACCGGCGAGACCGACATGGTGAAGTTGCGTATCGGTGGCAAGGCGCGGTCGCCGGTGGAGATTTCGGCCGAGATCCTGAAGGCATTGCGCACCCGCGCCGAGGCGGCGCTGGAAAAGCCCGTCGAACGCGCCGTCATCACCGTGCCCGCCTATTTCGATGACGCGGCGCGCACGGCGACGCGCGATGCGGCGCGCGTGGCCGGTCTCGAAGTCCTGCGGCTGGTGAACGAGCCGACCGCGGCCGCGCTGGCCTACGGTCTCGATAAGGGGTCCGAAGGCCTCTACGCGGTCTACGATCTGGGCGGCGGCACCTTCGACTTCTCGCTGCTGCGCCTGGAGAAGGGCGTGTTCCAGGTCCTTGCGACCGGCGGTGACACCGCGCTGGGCGGCGACGATTTCGACCGCGCCATCGCCGAGCGCATGCTGGCCGAGCGCCAGCGCGACGGGCTTGCCGACCAGGTCGACGAGCCCGCGGTGAAGACCGCGCTGGCGCTCGCCCGCCACATGAAGGAACAGCTTTCCGATCGCGACCACACGTCGGGCCGGCTGGAGATTGCCGGTACGCCGTCGTTCCACGCCCTGACGCGGGACGAGTTCGACGCCATGGTCGAAGCCTCTGTCGGCCGCACGCTCGACATCTCGCGCAACGTCCTGGCCGATGCCGGCATGGCCGCTTCCGATATCGAGGGTGTGGTGCTGGTCGGCGGCTCGACGCGCGTGCCGCTGGTGCGCACGAAGGTCGCCGGCATGATCGGCAAGCCGCCGCTCACCGACATCGATCCCGACGAGGTCGTGGCGCTGGGGGCGGCGCTTCAGGCCGAAGCGCTGACGGGCGGCGGCGACACGCTGCTGCTCGACGTGACGCCTCTGTCGCTCGGCCTCGAGACGATGGGCGGCATCGTCGAGAAGATCGTGCCGCGCAACACGCCGATCCCCGCGCAGCTCGCACAGGAATTCACGACCTACCAGGACGGCCAGAGCGCCATGGCGATCCACGTCGTCCAGGGCGAGCGCGAGATGGTCGCGGATTGCCGAAGCCTGGCACGCTTCGAACTCACCGGAATTCCGCCCATGACGGCGGGCGCGGCCCGCATCCGCGTGACCTTCGCCGTCGATGCCGACGGGCTGCTGACCGTCTCGGCAGAGGAGGGCACCACCGGCGTGGCGCAGCGGGTCGAAGTGAAGCCATCCTATGGGCTGAGCCACGAGGACATGGCCGACATGCTGTACGACAGCATGGACAATGCCGAGGCCGACATGAACCTGCGCCTGCTGACCGAGGCGCGCGTCGAGGCGCGGCGGGGGCTGCTGGCGCTGGACGCGGCGCTCGCGAAAGACGGCGGCCTGCTGTCGAGCGAGGAACGCGCCGGTATCGATGCGGCGCGGGCACGACTGGAGGCGGCGATGGCCGGCGAAAGCCGGGACGAGATCAATGCGGCGGCCGAGGCGCTCGAGGCGCTTTCCAAGCCCTTCGCGGAGCGGCGGATGGACCGCGGCATCCGCGAGGCGCTGTCGGGCCTGTCGGTGGGCGAACTTGAGAGCCGGGTCGGCGAGTAA
- a CDS encoding ferredoxin family 2Fe-2S iron-sulfur cluster binding protein — MTFILRDGTRKEVDAPLGLSVLEIAHRNHVDIEGACEGSLACSTCHVVVETGWFDKLGPASDDEEDMLDLAFGLTHTSRLGCQIRMTEALDGLVVKLPAATRNMMVDK; from the coding sequence ATGACGTTCATTCTGCGGGACGGGACGCGCAAGGAAGTCGATGCGCCGCTCGGTCTCTCCGTGCTGGAGATCGCACACCGCAACCATGTCGACATCGAGGGAGCCTGCGAAGGATCGCTCGCCTGCTCGACCTGCCACGTCGTGGTGGAGACCGGCTGGTTCGACAAGCTCGGCCCGGCCAGTGACGACGAGGAAGACATGCTCGACCTCGCCTTCGGCCTCACGCACACGTCGCGCCTGGGGTGCCAGATCCGCATGACCGAGGCGCTCGACGGGCTGGTGGTGAAGCTGCCGGCCGCCACGCGCAACATGATGGTCGACAAGTAG
- the iscX gene encoding Fe-S cluster assembly protein IscX gives MARKLRWTDVQDIAIELEERHPDVDNVNLRFTDLHRWVMELPDFEDDASRSNEKILEAIQAAWIDERD, from the coding sequence ATGGCCCGCAAGCTGCGCTGGACCGATGTGCAGGACATCGCGATCGAACTCGAGGAGCGCCATCCCGATGTCGACAACGTCAACCTGCGCTTCACCGACCTGCATCGCTGGGTGATGGAGTTGCCGGACTTCGAGGACGATGCCTCCCGCTCCAACGAGAAGATCCTCGAGGCGATCCAGGCCGCCTGGATCGATGAGCGGGACTAG
- the mnmA gene encoding tRNA 2-thiouridine(34) synthase MnmA, which produces MSFNSLGLDRAPGDTRVVVAMSGGVDSSVTAALLKEQGYDVVGVTLQLYDHGIAIGKSGACCAGQDIQDARQVAERLSIPHYVLDYESRFRAEVMDSFADAYARGETPVPCIACNRTVKFRDLLKTARELGAEALATGHYVRRVMGAAGPELHRGADPARDQSYFLFGTTREQLDFLRFPLGDLPKSETRALASRFDLTVADKPDSQDICFVPNGNYASVVQKLRPEAVEPGEIVDMAGNVVGRHEGIVRYTVGQRRGLALGGRDGTDNDPLYVVRLEPEARRVVVGPRAALGRDAIALYDVNWLDGLHTGSLPVQVRVRSSQALRPAEIELTGEGAVVRFPEPEIGVSPGQACVVYDRSTGSRVLGGGFIRRLT; this is translated from the coding sequence ATGAGCTTCAATTCCCTCGGACTCGACAGGGCGCCCGGCGACACCCGCGTGGTGGTCGCCATGTCCGGCGGCGTCGATTCGTCGGTGACCGCGGCGCTGCTCAAGGAGCAGGGCTACGATGTCGTGGGCGTCACCTTGCAGCTCTACGATCACGGCATCGCGATCGGGAAGTCGGGCGCCTGCTGCGCGGGGCAGGACATCCAGGATGCGCGCCAGGTGGCCGAGCGCCTCTCGATCCCGCACTACGTGCTGGACTACGAGAGTCGATTTCGTGCCGAGGTGATGGACTCCTTCGCCGATGCCTACGCACGCGGCGAGACGCCGGTGCCCTGCATCGCCTGCAATCGAACGGTGAAGTTCCGCGACCTGCTCAAGACCGCGCGCGAGCTCGGCGCCGAGGCGCTGGCGACCGGCCACTATGTCCGGCGCGTGATGGGCGCCGCGGGACCCGAACTGCATCGTGGCGCCGACCCGGCGCGCGACCAGAGCTATTTCCTGTTCGGCACGACGCGCGAGCAGCTCGACTTCCTGCGCTTCCCGCTGGGCGACCTGCCCAAGAGCGAGACGCGGGCTCTGGCCAGCCGCTTCGATCTCACGGTTGCCGACAAGCCCGACAGCCAGGACATCTGCTTCGTGCCCAACGGCAACTATGCGTCGGTCGTCCAGAAGCTGCGACCGGAGGCGGTGGAGCCCGGTGAGATCGTCGACATGGCGGGCAATGTGGTTGGCCGGCACGAGGGCATCGTGCGCTACACGGTCGGACAGCGCCGCGGACTGGCGCTGGGCGGGCGCGACGGCACCGACAACGATCCCCTCTATGTCGTACGCCTCGAGCCTGAGGCGCGCCGTGTCGTCGTCGGCCCGCGCGCCGCCCTCGGGCGCGACGCGATCGCGCTGTACGACGTGAACTGGCTGGACGGTCTCCACACGGGCAGCCTGCCGGTGCAGGTGCGCGTGAGGTCGAGCCAGGCATTGCGGCCGGCCGAAATCGAACTGACGGGTGAGGGCGCCGTGGTGCGCTTTCCCGAGCCCGAGATCGGCGTCTCCCCGGGCCAGGCCTGCGTGGTCTACGACCGGTCGACGGGCAGCCGTGTGCTGGGCGGCGGATTCATCCGGCGATTGACCTGA
- a CDS encoding Bug family tripartite tricarboxylate transporter substrate binding protein yields MATDCSQRPFSRRDSLAALLLAFSTPLAARADGYPAKPVRLVIPYPPGGGTDITGRAMAQRLAETLGQTVVIENKPGATGMIGAASVAKSSADGYTVLFGAASEMAINASLFKNMTYDPRTDFEPVMLVATFPLVFVAQASSSRSLAALIEAAKAKPDSVSYGSIGSGSPQHLAAELLSSMAQAKLVHIPYKGSGPLVQDAVGGHIDMAVSSVPAAVPLVRSGKLRALAVTSSQRSDALPDVPTMAELGFSGYEFNTWVGVAVPKGTPRDIVDRLRSGLLAALAAPDVQSALRDQGAMPVGSTPEQFRQFVQDEVAKSDRIVSQAGINPE; encoded by the coding sequence ATGGCAACCGACTGTTCCCAAAGACCCTTCTCGCGTCGTGACTCGCTGGCGGCGCTCCTTCTGGCTTTCTCGACGCCCCTGGCAGCGCGGGCGGACGGCTATCCCGCCAAGCCGGTCCGGCTCGTCATTCCGTATCCACCGGGCGGCGGCACCGACATCACCGGGCGGGCGATGGCGCAGCGCCTTGCCGAGACGCTCGGTCAAACGGTCGTCATCGAGAACAAGCCGGGTGCCACAGGGATGATCGGCGCGGCCAGCGTCGCGAAGAGTTCGGCGGACGGCTACACCGTCCTCTTCGGCGCGGCCAGCGAGATGGCCATCAACGCCAGCCTGTTCAAGAACATGACCTACGATCCGCGCACCGACTTCGAGCCGGTGATGCTGGTCGCGACCTTCCCGCTGGTCTTCGTCGCGCAGGCATCGTCGTCACGGTCGCTTGCGGCGTTGATCGAGGCCGCAAAGGCAAAGCCGGATTCGGTGAGTTACGGATCGATCGGCAGCGGCAGTCCCCAGCACCTCGCAGCCGAGCTTCTCTCCAGCATGGCGCAGGCGAAACTGGTCCACATTCCCTACAAGGGATCGGGCCCGCTGGTGCAGGACGCGGTCGGCGGGCACATCGACATGGCAGTGAGCAGCGTGCCTGCCGCCGTGCCGCTGGTCCGCTCGGGCAAACTGCGCGCGCTCGCTGTGACGTCGTCGCAGAGGTCCGATGCCTTGCCCGACGTGCCGACGATGGCCGAATTGGGCTTCTCCGGCTACGAGTTCAACACATGGGTCGGCGTGGCTGTCCCGAAGGGAACGCCGCGCGACATCGTGGATCGTCTGCGAAGCGGCCTCTTGGCCGCGCTGGCGGCCCCCGACGTGCAGTCAGCGCTTCGCGACCAGGGGGCGATGCCCGTCGGTTCCACGCCGGAGCAGTTCCGCCAGTTCGTGCAGGACGAAGTGGCCAAGAGCGACCGCATCGTTTCGCAGGCAGGCATCAATCCGGAATGA
- a CDS encoding alkaline phosphatase family protein: MVYHGLMNNPRRRRAILIICDGLGAEWISEARTPTLARLLADRLRAGDHRAVFPSVTRVSAASIATGCFPGRHGLEGNQMALVEDGRIVVHNVGAPSFRQTMRRVTGRTLRVPTMAERLAPSGGQVAYSNVSPGAAYFLDPDHFGTVLHRAGSFGPGGAPLNGPAHLDVSHDLDGDIQMTRRFCDEVVPADGFRLAILWLANPDLTLHHDPLGSPEHLHALEVTDGLVAKVIETVDAHEDRFDTLLVVGSDHGHETIARSVHVGQWLAAQGLEAELKEGRIGVASQGTSALIYAADDARTALADLLPTMARQPWAGSILTGDALAATGLTGETLFAAVDTTRHDERNGFGVRGTRWLVEDGEGTPDIGCGHHGGLGPSETRPFLTFMHPDFAPGEAARPTSLVDIAPTILGFLGVRPEGMDGAPIST; encoded by the coding sequence ATGGTCTATCATGGCTTGATGAACAATCCGCGCCGCCGCCGGGCGATCCTCATCATCTGCGACGGCCTCGGTGCCGAATGGATCTCCGAAGCCCGCACGCCGACGCTCGCGCGCCTGCTGGCAGACCGTCTTCGCGCCGGCGACCATCGCGCCGTCTTTCCATCGGTGACCCGCGTTTCAGCCGCCTCGATCGCGACTGGCTGCTTCCCGGGGCGCCACGGCCTGGAAGGCAACCAGATGGCACTGGTCGAGGATGGGCGCATCGTCGTCCACAATGTCGGCGCGCCGTCCTTCCGGCAGACCATGCGCCGCGTTACCGGCCGCACCCTGCGCGTGCCGACGATGGCGGAGCGGCTGGCGCCGTCGGGTGGCCAGGTTGCCTACTCGAACGTCTCGCCGGGCGCGGCCTATTTCCTCGATCCTGATCATTTCGGAACGGTCCTGCATCGAGCCGGCTCGTTCGGCCCCGGCGGGGCTCCTTTGAACGGGCCCGCTCATCTCGACGTCAGTCACGACCTCGACGGCGACATCCAGATGACACGGCGCTTTTGCGACGAGGTCGTTCCGGCGGACGGCTTCAGGCTGGCCATTCTCTGGCTCGCCAATCCCGACCTCACGCTGCACCACGATCCGCTGGGTTCGCCGGAGCATCTTCATGCGCTCGAGGTCACGGACGGGCTGGTGGCGAAGGTCATCGAGACGGTGGACGCCCACGAGGATCGCTTCGACACGTTGCTCGTCGTCGGATCCGACCACGGACACGAAACGATCGCCCGCTCCGTGCATGTCGGGCAATGGCTGGCGGCGCAGGGGCTCGAGGCCGAGTTGAAGGAGGGGCGCATAGGCGTCGCCTCGCAGGGCACCTCGGCGCTGATCTATGCCGCGGACGATGCCAGGACGGCGCTGGCCGACCTGTTGCCGACCATGGCGCGGCAGCCCTGGGCCGGTTCGATCCTGACGGGCGATGCGCTGGCGGCCACCGGCCTCACCGGCGAGACGCTGTTCGCCGCCGTCGACACGACGCGGCACGACGAGCGGAACGGCTTCGGCGTTAGGGGCACACGCTGGCTGGTCGAGGATGGCGAAGGCACGCCGGATATCGGCTGCGGTCACCATGGCGGGCTGGGGCCGAGCGAAACCCGGCCGTTCCTGACCTTCATGCACCCGGATTTCGCCCCGGGCGAGGCCGCTCGTCCGACCAGCCTGGTCGATATCGCGCCTACCATCCTGGGTTTTCTCGGGGTGCGCCCGGAAGGCATGGACGGCGCCCCGATTTCGACCTGA
- a CDS encoding c-type cytochrome, with the protein MRRALVFVSLLLPLPAAAQNLETGSALAKRWCTSCHVVEANQRLATDSAPSFRAIAARPDTTAATIGRYLSQGHTLMPDFSLSTPERDALVAYILSLR; encoded by the coding sequence ATGAGAAGAGCCCTTGTGTTCGTGTCGTTGCTGTTGCCGCTCCCCGCGGCCGCGCAGAACCTCGAAACCGGCAGCGCGCTGGCAAAGCGCTGGTGCACGTCCTGCCATGTCGTCGAAGCCAATCAGCGTCTGGCCACCGACAGCGCGCCGAGTTTTCGGGCGATCGCTGCCCGGCCCGACACGACGGCTGCCACCATCGGACGATATCTGTCGCAGGGGCACACGCTCATGCCCGATTTCAGCCTGAGCACCCCCGAACGAGATGCCCTGGTGGCCTACATCCTCAGCCTGCGCTGA